A single Drosophila ananassae strain 14024-0371.13 chromosome 3L, ASM1763931v2, whole genome shotgun sequence DNA region contains:
- the LOC6494553 gene encoding uncharacterized protein CG5098 isoform X2, whose translation MANNNHPHPGHLSQAAQNPSWNPLQIPSYIPRQPQLAHMSNERPGMVRSPLAWHMTGGNSAPAQPPHPHPHPHPPPPPDAIYNFMSANHKNLDHHHQMNPLLAPPYTGTLPFDSMDLSLQSARNAAQPLAKQQQQSQPQQQHPQHQAQQPQPQSLIHAPNYTSIQNLTTNAAQQQQQQQGHLAAMAAAHASLLQSSGQNPVVPAPGITNGADCESLLPPPPPASVSSGNSNHGGSNNSSSSNNNIPSPHYMPTRDENFKLAQLKRSFDHELAGKNMPKDKDCGYPGAGPTKLPAHNVQQQHANKKPSPLRNFHQQQQQPQPPYNLAAKFNGPQTPPTPQSPLGSAPHQMQSPTMDYNQLHLHHPLNSAGGGPVPGGYQHLQPDQSQSQSQPQSHPQHLHYLNQQPPSLPPHLTNAQFQGQPQDVVHQQQLGATTPQQQQTHHSRNAQLTNLDLAVKSKPDSEAEEQPVITDLSYRNADSEKPAPEAPESPYLTTSNEESLESNSNSSNSRKRRKRKSSMVMRVTPNENAPEGATTNKQQQQQLIHGNSCSPKNGGTEFQPFSLQNEKAPQENGSNGSPAPAENSNSNSSTPYNDNENPKTKKQRQALLQRNLTEQQRQTQEDEPMKKLTPPSMPPPSPQSNSSSSSSSSSSANTHSSRASSDIRRDQKVEVSNKAITDTPASPALVEQGNIDARPAVSVHECDEEEESATNKSSPPAAPPAPPAATTPVTESPKKTEAEPCPFGEVEDKLEQMFAGIEEEPDRTCTPEKSTAETGENGNHDLSAQLALDSAKPEEAPAEKVEAAPVVTPTPEIRPMATKAAMKSTMPSPVHSPTPEARSTSTPLAAVDEERAKESAAPKAPPVRRLPQRRLSMGMDASLLRFMIDDPPAKKATARKKKAADPEPVDDEEIDDDKPSTSAAAAAALAARLAPKGKAAPAAKKKNAGKGKKGGASGKGSGNAKNAKQNGKKAGRKMHNNTTDEDSTSAPTNGVTSAPDLKGKSPFILIKADGSVTIKNTHNAEDVNEKQTKAKKAPHERKNLRGMHSSTLSNRYDADTTDSTWICVFCKRGPHKLGLGDLFGPYLVTSDCEEYRAALQAPGVQDIDGLFVSKRRREDMVKVQERNLPVVPATLATIMQAPKISMHKRKRKQTHDSQVSYSDDPNESQSQCSSMDPLDCSHETKFVETFRGMGKTSEHGYEVWLHEDCAVWSNDIHLIGAHVNGLDAAVWDSTRYQCVLCQQSGANICCFQRCCKAPAHVPCARSANWSLSEEDRKVHCQLHSGESGVAESVKLEPLIPVVSVVTPAPAPAPPPAFNVHSLP comes from the exons ATGGCTAACAACAATCACCCGCATCCGGGCCATCTAAGCCAGGCGGCGCAGAACCCATCATGGAATCCCCTGCAA ATTCCATCGTATATACCGCGGCAGCCGCAGTTGGCGCACATGTCGAATGAACGGCCCGGCATGGTGCGCTCTCCGCTGGCCTGGCACATGACCGGGGGCAACTCAGCCCCCGCCCAGCCGCCACATCctcatccgcatccgcatccacCGCCGCCACCCGATGCCATTTACAATTTTATGTCGGCCAATCACAAAAAC CTGGATCACCATCATCAGATGAATCCATTGCTGGCGCCGCCATACACTGGAACATTACCATTCGACTCCATGGACCTGTCGCTGCAATCCGCCCGCAATGCGGCCCAGCCGTTGGccaagcagcaacagcagtcgCAGCCACAACAGCAGCACCCGCAACACCAGGCGCAGCAACCACAGCCGCAATCGCTCATCCATGCCCCTAACTACACATCAAT TCAAAATCTCACGACCAATgccgcgcagcagcagcaacagcaacaagggCACTTGGCCGCCATGGCTGCTGCCCATGCCAGCTTACTGCAGTCCAGCGGCCAAAATCCAGTGGTTCCTGCTCCTGGAATCACAAATGGTGCTGACTGTGAATCGCTTCTGCCGCCTCCGCCACCCGCATCCGTATCCTCCGGCAACAGCAATCATGGCGggagcaacaacagcagcagcagcaacaacaacatacCCAGCCCGCACTACATGCCAACTCGCGACGAGAACTTTAAGCTGGCGCAGCTGAAACGCAGTTTTGACCACGAACTGGCGGGGAAGAACATGCCGAAGGACAAAGACTGCGGCTACCCGGGAGCAGGACCAACCAAGCTACCTGCGCACAAcgtgcaacagcaacatgcCAATAAGAAAC CCTCGCCATTACGCAACTtccaccaacaacagcagcagccacagccGCCGTACAACTTGGCAGCCAAATTCAATGGCCCGCAGACACCACCCACTCCTCAGTCACCGCTGGGGTCTGCACCACATCAGATGCAATCACCCACCATGGACTACAATCAGCTGCATTTGCATCATCCACTGAATAGTGCGGGAGGAGGTCCGGTTCCAGGAGGCTACCAGCACCTGCAGCCGGATCAGTCACAGTCACAATCACAGCCGCAGTCGCATCCTCAACACTTGCACTATCTCAACCAGCAACCGCCGTCTCTGCCACCCCACTTGACCAATGCCCAGTTTCAAGGGCAACCGCAGGATGTGgtccaccagcagcagctggGAGCCACAACaccgcagcaacagcagacaCATCATTCCCGCAATGCGCAACTGACGAATCTCGACCTGGCAGTGAAGAGCAAGCCGGATTCGGAAGCTGAGGAGCAGCCGGTTATTACGGATCTCTCCTACCGGAACGCAGATTCGGAGAAGCCTGCTCCGGAGGCACCTGAATCTCCCTACCTGACGACTTCCAACGAAGAGTCGCTGGAGTCCaatagcaacagcagcaatagTCGGAAGCGTCGCAAACGAAAATCCAGCATGGTGATGCGGGTTACGCCAAACGAAAATGCCCCCGAAGGAGCAACTACGaacaagcagcaacagcaacagctcaTTCATGGCAACAGCTGTAGTCCCAAAAACGGAGGCACTGAGTTCCAGCCGTTTAGCTTGCAGAATGAGAAGGCGCCGCAGGAGAACGGAAGCAACGGATCGCCGGCACCGGCGGAGaacagcaatagcaacagcTCAACGCCGTATAATGACAATGAGAACCCCAAGACCAAGAAGCAGCGGCAGGCCCTGCTGCAGCGGAACCTCACCGAGCAGCAGCGACAGACCCAGGAGGATGAGCCAATGAAGAAGTTGACGCCGCCGAGCATGCCACCACCCAGTCCGCAGAGCAATAGCAGCAGTAGTAGCTCGAGCAGCTCCAGCGCCAACACCCATAGCAGTCGGGCGAGCAGTGATATTCGTAGGGATCAAAAGGTGGAGGTGAGCAACAAGGCCATCACCGATACCCCTGCATCGCCCGCCCTCGTGGAGCAGGGCAACATAGATGCTAGGCCGGCGGTGAGTGTACACGAGTGCGACGAGGAAGAGGAGTCGGCGACGAACAAGTCATCCCCTCCAGCTGCACCTCCTGCCCCACCTGCTGCAACAACACCGGTGACGGAATCTCCGAAGAAGACCGAAGCTGAACCCTGCCCCTTTGGCGAAGTGGAGGATAAGCTGGAGCAGATGTTCGCCGGCATCGAGGAGGAACCAGATCGCACCTGCACGCCAGAGAAGTCTACCGCGGAGACGGGAGAAAATGGGAATCACGATTTGAGCGCACAGCTGGCTCTGGACAGCGCTAAACCAGAAGAGGCGCCAGCGGAAAAGGTGGAAGCGGCGCCAGTAGTTACCCCAACGCCTGAAATACGTCCCATGGCGACCAAGGCGGCGATGAAGTCCACGATGCCCAGTCCTGTGCACAGTCCAACGCCAGAAGCCCGCTCCACCTCAACTCCCTTAGCAGCAGTGGATGAGGAGAGAGCCAAAGAATCTGCTGCCCCCAAAGCACCACCAGTTCGCAGGCTACCTCAACGCCGCCTCTCCATGGGAATGGATGCCTCCCTGCTACGGTTTATGATAGACGACCCACCCGCTAAGAAAGCGACGGCACGAAAGAAAAAGGCGGCAGATCCAGAGCCGGTGGATGACGAGGAGATTGACGACGACAAGCCCAGTACCTCGGCCGCAGCAGCGGCTGCACTGGCAGCTAGGTTGGCTCCCAAGGGAAAGGCTGCCCCTGCAGCCAAGAAAAAGAATGCCGGAAAAGGTAAAAAGGGAGGAGCATCGGGAAAAGGCTCCGGAAATGCAAAGAATGCCAAGCAGAATGGCAAGAAGGCCGGACGAAAAATGCACAACAAcaccacggatgaggatagTACCTCTGCGCCCACAAATGGAGTGACTTCCGCCCCGGACCTCAAGGGCAAGTCCCCATTCATACTCATCAAGGCTGACGGAAGTGTGACCATTAAAAATACGCACAACGCCGAGGATGTGAATGAGAAGCAAACGAAGGCCAAGAAGGCGCCGCACGAGCGGAAGAACCTTCGGGGCATGCACAGTTCAACGCTGAGCAATCGCTACGACGCGGACACCACGGACTCCACCTGGATATGTGTGTTTTGCAAGCGCGGCCCCCACAAGCTGGGCCTGGGGGATCTCTTTGGGCCGTATTTGGTGACCAGTGACTGCGAAGAGTACCGGGCAGCTCTGCAGGCACCGGGTGTCCAGGACATCGATGGTTTATTTGTCAGTAAGCGACGGCGTGAGGATATGGTGAAGGTGCAGGAACGAAATCTACCCGTTGTGCCCGCCACTCTGGCCACCATTATGCAGGCTCCCAAGATCAGCATG CataaacgaaaacgaaaacagaCGCATGACAGTCAAGTGTCTTATAGCGACGATCCTAATGAATCGCAATCGCAATGCTCATCGATGGACCCGCTGGACTGCAGTCACGAGACCAAGTTCGTGGAGACGTTTCGCGGCATGGGCAAGACCTCGGAGCACGGCTACGAGGTGTGGCTGCACGAGGACTGTGCCGTTTGGAGCAATGACATCCACTTAATTGGCGCCCATGTCAACGGACTGGATGCGGCTGTGTGGGACAGCACACGGTATCAGTGTGTGCTCTGCCAGCAGTCGGGGGCCAATATCTGTTGTTTCCAGCGGTGCTGCAAGGCACCCGCCCATGTTCCCTGCGCCCGATCAGCCAACTGGAGTTTAAGTGAAGAGGACCGCAAGGTCCACTGTCAGTTACACAGCGGAGAGTCGGGTGTTGCCGAATCCGTGAAATTGGAGCCCCTCATTCCAGTCGTATCGGTAGTTACACCCGCTCCTGCTCCAGCACCACCGCCCGCATTCAATGTTCATTCGCTTCCCTGA